From Eretmochelys imbricata isolate rEreImb1 unplaced genomic scaffold, rEreImb1.hap1 Scaffold_33, whole genome shotgun sequence, one genomic window encodes:
- the LOC144258677 gene encoding olfactory receptor 11A1-like — MADTKERNQMSITGFILLDFGNLHELKILLFLLFLAIYIVTVAGNILIVALVVSHQYLHTPMYFFLGNLSCLETCYTSTILPRMLASLLNGDRSISVRGCLVQFDIFGSLLAAECCLLSVMSYDRYLAICKPLHYAARMNSRFSFQLAAGSWLSGSVVSSITVCWLSQLIFCGPNEIDHFLCDYTPLIKLSCSDTSLMVLVISPVCFIFILLPFLLTLASYVAIISTVLRISSSAGRQKAFSTCSSHLIVVTIFYGTLFVVYMLPETAALRDLNKVSSVFYTILTPVVNPLIYSLRNKEVKEALRKALSKTMAFITNHKLFSQHLL; from the coding sequence ATGGCAGACACAAAGGAGAGAAATCAAATGTCCATCACAGGATTTATCCTCCTGGACTTTGGGAATCTCCATGAACtgaaaattcttctcttcctgctctTTCTGGCGATCTACATTGTGACAgtggctgggaacatcctcattgTTGCACTAGTTGTGTCCCATCAGTACCtacacacccccatgtacttcttcctggggaacttgtcctgcttggagacctgctacacctccaccatcctgcccaggatgctggccagtctcctgaatGGGGACAGATCCATTTCTGTTCGTGGCTGCCTGGTACAATTTGATATCTTTGGTTCTCTGTTAGCTGCAGAATGTTGTCTCTTATCAGTGATGTCTTACGATCGGTATTTAGCCATATGCAAACCACTGCATTATGCAGCCCGCATGAATAGTAGATTTTCCTTCCAGCTAGCAGCTGGGTCTTGGCTAAGTGGGTCTGTAGTCAGCAGCATCACAGTATGTTGGCTATCACAATTGATTTTCTGTGGCcccaatgaaattgaccatttcctTTGTGATTACACCCCATTGATAAAACTgtcctgcagtgacaccagctTGATGGTTCTTGTGATTTCCCCTGTCTGCTTCATATTCATTCTTCTCCCATTTCTATTAACCCTGGCATCTTACGTGGCTATCATCAGCACTGTCCTGAGAATCTCTTCCAGCGCTGGGAGGCAAAAGgctttttccacctgctcctctcacctcatcgtggtgacaattttctatgggacCCTGTTTGTTGTTTACATGCTCCCAGAAACTGCTGCACTGCGAGACCTGAACAAAGTGTCCTCCGTCTTCTACACCATCCTGACTCCCGTGGTcaatcccctcatctacagcctgagaaacaaggaggTCAAGGAGGCCCTGAGAAAAGCTCTAAGTAAGACTATGGCTTTTATAACCAATCACAAACTTTTTTCTCAACATTTATTGTAA